The sequence taatataataataataataataaaaaataataataacaataataattaataataataataatacataataataataataataacaataataataataataataataataataatgataataataacaacaacaataaaaacaataatgcacAATCCCCATGCGACGCTGATATCTTCACACAACATCCATTCATCGCATACGCAACACATTTACGAACCAATAATACACCGCAAGCTGCACCAGCACATATTCAGCGCAACAATACtaaaacaagattttttttttaaataagagagAAACCAACATAAAAACAATTGTAACAAACAAGCACCATCCTAAACTTTACCTAAATTACAAAGGGCCTCTACAGACCTCAAGATCACAGAGATGTACGGTGTGGGGGTAGAAGAGGTTCTCTCGAAATTACTCAAAATATAGTATAATGATAATTACTTTTTTATAGTAATTATCGCGTTGGCTTCATGGTTGTTGAGTCTTTGCAAAAAAAGACGTGGAAACTTTTCCAGTTGTTTAACTGTCTGTCGTGTGTTTCTCACGAAGATTTAAAGCCTTTGTTCTGCGTatcggagaagaaaaagaagaacaagaagaacaagaacaagaacaagaacaagaagaagaacaacaacaacaacaataacaacaagtggaaagaagaagaagaagaaagagaagaagaagaagaagaaggagaagaagaagaagaagaagaagaagaagaagaagaagaagaagaagaagaagaagaagaagaagaagaagaagaagaagaagaagaagaagaagaagaagaagaagaagaagaagaagaagaagaagaagaagaagaagaagcctttCTACTGTCGACTAGGAGAGTGGATTGTcgataacatattatatatatatatatatatatgtattaggatGGCAGATAAACTTTgtatttttaccatttattttaatccATTCCAATGCTATTTAAATTAAGACGAAAAATAGTTTTATCgtagtttcaatttttttttagttctgtTCTTCCCAGacttttgtttgttggttttgaaatttgaatgaattttacCACTTTCCAGATATATGGCAACGAAGTGGCAAagttgaaagacaaaaaaaaaaagaaaagaatttatctgacaactcaATGCAAATctacaaaattttgaaaaattatttcattttttttatttcagcacCAGCCACATTCGTAGAGATGCCTAGGGACCGTTTTGTAACGTTTGGTTCCAAAATCCAGATGCGATGTGTTGTGGCAGCAATTCCTACCCCAACAATACATTGGAGCAGAAACGGTGCTGTTGTAAGTATATTCTAACATACACTATtgtacaaagatgcacacacacacacatacacacataaacacacactcacacgtaaacacatgcacacacaaacttgtgcacacacaaacactcacacatacatcaatacatttaCACACGGGATGGAAATatgaataatagaaaaatatgacTGAAATCAATGAAGGTAATTGAATTTGTAGCCGGGCTTCTACGTATTCTCCTAATCTGCTGGCAATAGCAATCTGATCTTCCTCAAATGACACCCACCCATCTTAAATATGTGGTCCTAAGTGCGGCATGTCGAGAAATAGATGGGAGAGGTCATGTATAGAATGTTTTTTGTGATAGTTCGGAAAAATTGGTGTGTGGAAATTAGCTTAAATTATTTActtaatatattcattaaattttgCCTTTGCGTCTCTAGGGTCAATGAAATGGACACCCAAAagactaaaacaaaataaacaataaagatgGTCGAActaataatttgataaaattagtaaTCTGGTTTCTCTTAATAAATTTCTTCCGTTTTAAAATGGCTGAACACTGACTTATGTGATCCTAGTTACTAAAAGTCGAAAGATAGATGGTCATCACTAGAATGTCTTTAATTATAGGCCTGCTCAGTCAGTAGAAGATATACTAAGGAAGAACTTTAGCTGAAGCATAGTATAGATATATGGAATACATGGGGTAATACACTCCAAGGTATCATATATTTTAAGACGCCATTTTCTAGTTTGAGAGTATTTCTCGCAGGTAAAATATCTTTTTGCATTTAACATGGCAATAAGGATATTCCGTAAACATTTTATTATTCAGCAAGCATTGAATATGTTTTGTTAAATATCACACCCATCAAAATGCAGTGGATTAGTCTATACGTCAGAACACCACCGAACACAGTGTAACTTAGTGTAATTAGAGCTGCCTTCATCAGAGTTTCAAATTCTGAGGCTTCAGCTTTAGGGATCggctaaacataaataaataccaggcgtcgctgtgtggtaaatagttagcttctcaaccacatggtttttggttcaatcccactgcttggcaccttgggaaagtgttttctactatagccacgggccgaccaaagccttgtgagtggatttggttgacggaaagctgaaaaaagcccgttatgtatgcatatgtgtgtgtgcctgtgtgtatgtgtgtgtgtgtctttgtgcctgtgtttgtcccttacccCCGCTTCACAATCGGTGGCTGGATGTCTAGGACCCAGTtcctagcggttcaacaaaagagatcaatagaataagtatcgaacttgaaaacaaaacaaaatattcagtaCAGATcccttcattcgactaaaaatctttcaagggggtgccccagtatggtcacagtctcatgactgaaacaaataaagaaaagaagaaaacaattatATAGAACAGTCGACATAATCGTCCGTtccctaataaaaaaaaatagacataaataaacaagaaaacaaataaacaaaatggcGTTCGTGCTTGTCATCGAAAActcgtatttttatatttcagataAAAAACCCACGGAACATGACACAATCACGTAGCGACAGTGTCGTTTTTATTAATGTGATTTGGTCGCCGAAAGTTGTCAAGTCCctattacatatttataatgCTACCGAGGATGCGCAATATGGATGCCATGCTTCAAACAATCATGTCGGAGGACCGTCTAATATTGTCCATATAGCTTCAGTAAATATACGGCCTTCCGGTGAGTACACGTTACATTTCCGTTCTttttactactatcattattatttttgcttgacATTCTAGTTGAGATGATCAACTCAGTATTtaaacatctatttatatatcaatacgcTTATTTATTCCTAATTACACGTATATGtaattacaaatgtatatacgttatacatatatatatatatatatatatatatatatatatatatatattatatatatatataatatatatatatataacgccgtATGTAAACTAACAAGTTTGTTTTCGAAGCGTTGAAATGTGttgtagaacaagtagaaagaaattttattcaacacatagatactgaacagtatatatataaaggataaaatccattttttttcttcaaaagcagaaaaatctgtcggcaGTCAGCCATGAGGAACGAACTCACACCCCTCCAATATCTGGCTGCCGGCAGATTTTTCtgcttttaaagaaaaaaatggattttatcttttatatatatatactgttcagtatctATGCGTTGAATAAAATGGTAAACGCAGCAGTGAAATTGCCGTACAGGCACAGTTGCAACAGCTTCAGTCAGTTTCTCAACCAATAGAGGATGCAGTACTCtgttatcttctatttttttattgacGTCTTTTCCTGAAATACAACTCAGAAACGTTGCAAACTCCACCACTAACTGCTCACACAGCAATTTCGTTGCAGTTTTTCCATTGTTTTTCTCCAAATAATGCAAATCTTGCCGAGGCAGACCACCaccgtacaaacacacatgcatacatgacaaCTGTTTTAAAATGGCCATCACACATTCAGCCTGACTGTTTTGATTCACTTCCATCTTTGCTTCTGCGCGGATATGACGTTTTACAGCACACATCCATCGCCATAAGATTTTATCATATATAAAACGGATCAAGAAATGTAATACTAAAAATTAAATGGTTACATCACTGGATTTAACTTGCCATTCTTTCTTGTTGTCTTAGTAGCTATGCTAGTAGCTACATTCATGCTATAAGGTAGGTTAAACCATAAGATTTTCCTTTTTCTGCGTCAATTTAGTCTAtttatatttggttcaatgtgGTATACCCTATTATTAAAGTTGGACCTTTCTAATGCAGCATTATGATATTGGGCGGCTTTTCAAAAGTGTCTTTTTCGGCGGATAAATTCGTGACGCGCCTGTTAACATTGTCAACCATTCGTTTAATTACTGCTGCTGGGTGGTTGGAACCTATGTCTATGTATGAGACTTCCTCACCTGGTTTGTGGCAGGGTTTAAATTTTCCTGTCTTAAGATTCATGTTAAGGTCTAGGAAGTCGACTTCTTTGAGGTTAGTACCAACTGCGATTCTTAGGTCTAATTAGCTAAAGATTTTGCATAATGTTCTCCTTATTCTATCCATGTCATGTCCGTTTCTATTGAATACTACTCCCAGGCTATCGTTCGTATACAACCCTATGTtagcttttatttcctttttaaggGTATCTAGGATATAAAGGCCTACaaggtcagatatatatatatatatagagagagagaggggggagagagagagagagagagagagacagacagacagacagacagatagatagatagatagatagatagatagatagatagatagatagatagatagatagatagatagatagatagatttatgcatatatgtgcagaaataatatatacatatgaatatatataatttacaaaatatgccaatatgcatatgtacatacacacacacatacacacaaacatacatacacacacgcccacacacaaatatatatatacatatatatatatatatatacatatatacatatatatatatatatatatatatatatacgcctatgtTACGCAATACAGTGTGTTCCATACATACGCAGAGCATGCACATATGCAAAaatttcatgtatgtgtatgtgtttgtgtgtgtgtatgtgtttgtgtgtgtgtgtgtatgtatgcgtgtataactGTGTATGGGTGTTACAGTaccttatgcatatatgtgcgcgtgtgtgtatacataatactgatattaatatctatatctatcttaatGAACGCATCTCTCGTGCTCTTTACGCGTATTCTAgattacaccaaaacacacacatagagaaacgtacacacatacacacacacacagacacacctacaattaaacaaacaaacaaacaaacaagcaaacaactaAATCCTGACAATGAGCTAAATAAAGCTCAAATTCTCGTAATAATCCGTAGATGTAAAGATTCACATGCGCAAGAAAAAACCTcatcttacacatgcacacacacacacacacacagacgcacacacacaaaatacatagatAGGCAAGTAAGGTGTGTACGGAAgaatgctcgtgtgtgtgtgtgtgtgtgtgtgtgtgtgtgcgtgtgtgtgtgtgtgtgtgtgtgtgtgtttgactataGTTCCCTGTAATTCTAGAACTCTCGTCATTTCAATGACAAACAGACCCGGGGCCCCTTTTATAATTATACCCCGGGATCAGATTACTTGTCTTGAAAACATTTTCACTTCACTTAACAGCTCCAACACTCCCACCACCCCCGCCTCTCAAAATGGGGCCCCTTAATCTTTCTCAGCGAAGGGAGCATGGCGAGGATGCTTCGTATCGCTTCCCTAACAACATATTAGACTACCACCGCGAGCTCCgcttccaccactaccactgtcaccaTCGCCGCTacctactaccaacactaccaccaccaccaccatcatcactggcATTCCCACCATCTCCAGCACTTCTACCGCCACCGGCATCGCCATTACcaacactatcacaaccaccaccatcaccactaaaaccgccaccgccaccgctaccaccaatATAGCCATTATCaaaactaccacaaccaccaccatcaccaccaccaccaccaccaccaacactaccgtcacttctactaccaccattatcatcattctcattaccacaagtaccaccaccacctccaccaccgccacccccaccatcattaccattatcatcaccaccaccaccaccaccatcacccatctccaccatcaccatcaccatcaccattactccTACAATCACCCCTCCCCACCACCGCTGCTGTCGTCGCCGCCATCAACAAGATGActacgaacaccaccaccacatccatcatcaccaccactaccaacatcatcatcaccataaccaccaacaacaacaacaacaacacgattACCAAGAGAGCCactcccaccaccatcatcaccgtggATTCCACCATCACTATCCCCTTCActgcctccatcaccaccaccgtaaGTCTTGTATCTCATAACAATATATTGCCAATGCTACTCTAAAGCGACCCGGCCCCTCGACACAGCACTAAATTTAGCCCTCATATCTTTTCTGTTTACCCTGTTGTGTGGTgaacaaaaaaaggaaatatttaggTATTTAAAGACCTTCagttaaatatgttttaaaataaaagatgtgtctttaaaaaaaaaaaacagaaaaataccttgtggttaaATTTCCGAATTTTCGCCTAGGTTCGAACCCCAGTGTAATGATTTCAAGTTACCCACACCCACCTCCAGccatttcaaattcttttctttACTAATCTAGTCACAAGggtcgaaattttggggaaggggaccagtcaattagatcgaccccagtacacaactggtacttatttaatcgacaccgaaaggatgagaggcaaaatcgacctaggcggaatttgaactcagaacgtagaggcagacgaaatacctatttctttattacccacaaggggctacacacagaggggacaaacaaggacagaaaaacggattaagtcgattacatcgatcccagtgcgtaactggtacttaattgatcgacgccgaaaggatgaaaagcaaagtcgcctTGGCGGAtcggtaagcatttcacccggcgtgctaacgcttctgccagctcgctgccttttagaaggcttcaaaggcaaagttgaccacggcggaatttgaactcaaaacgtaaagactgacgaaacaccgttaagcattttgcccagcgtgctaacgcttctgccagctcgctgccttttagaaggcttcaaaggcaaagttgaccacggcggaatttgaactcaaaacgtaaagactgacgaaacaccgttaagcattttgcccagcgtgctaacgcttctgccagctcgctgccttttagaaggcttcaaaggcaaagttgaccacggcggaatttgaactcaaaacgtaaagactgacgaaacaccgttaagcattttgcccagcgtgctaacgcttctgccagctcgctgccttttagaaggcttcaaaggcaaagttgaccacggcggaatttgaactcaaaacgtaaagactgacgaaacaccgttaagcattttgcccagcgtgctaacgcttctgccagctcgctgccttttagaaggcttcaaaggcaaagttgaccacggcggaatttgaactcaaaacgtaaagactgacgaaacaccgttaagcattttgcccagcgtgctaacgcttctgccagctcgctgccttttagaaggcttcaaaggcaaagttgaccacggcggaatttgaactcaaaacgtaaagactgacgaaacaccgttaagcattttgcccagcgtgctaacgcttctgccagctcgctgccttttagaaggcttcaaaggcaaagttgaccacggcggaatttgaactcaaaacgtaaagactgacgaaacaccgttaagcattttgcccagcgtgctaacgcttctgccagctcgctgccttttagaaggcttcaaaggcaaagttgaccacggcggaatttgaactcaaaacgtaaagactgacgaaacaccgttaagcattttgcccagcgtgctaacgcttctgccagctcgctgccttttagaaggcttcaaaggcaaagttgaccacggcggaatttgaactcaaaacgtaaagactgacgaaacaccgttaagcattttgcccagcgtgctaacgcttctgccagctcgctgccttttagaaggcttcaaaggcaaagttgaccacggcggaatttgaactcaaaacgtaaagactgacgaaacaccgttaagcattttgcccagcgtgctaacgcttctgccagctcgctgccttttagaaggcttcaaaggcaaagttgaccacggcggaatttgaactcaaaacgtaaagactgacgaaacaccgttaagcattttgcccagcgtgctaacgcttctgccagctcgctgccttttagaaggcttcaaaggcaaagttgaccacggcggaatttgaactcaaaacgtaaagactgacgaaacaccgttaagcattttgcccagcgtgctaacgcttctgccagctcgctgccttttagaaggcttcaaaggcaaagttgaccacggcggaatttgaactcaaaacgtaaagactgacgaaaacccgttaagcattttgcccagcgtgctaacgcttctgccagctcgctgccttttagaaggcttcaaaggcaaagttgaccacggcggaatttgaactcaaaacgtaaagactgacgaaacaccgttaagcattttgcccagcgtgctaacgcttctgccagctcgctgccttttagaaggcttcaaaggcaaagttgaccacggcggaatttgaactcaaaacgtaaagactgacgaaacaccgttaagcattttgcccagcgtgctaacgcttctgccagctcgctgccttttagaaggcttcaaaggcaaagttgaccacggcggaatttgaactcaaaacgtaaagactgacgaaacaccgttaagcattttgcccagcgtgctaacgcttctgccagctcgctgccttttagaaggcttcaaaggcaaagttgaccacggcggaatttgaactcaaaacgtaaagactgacgaaacaccgttaagcattttgcccagcgtgctaacgattctgccagcccgccgccttatgtttgcactaaaaataataaaatctaacACTTACAACTCATATGAATCTTAAAATGtgaaaatagcaaaagaatattttaattttaaacattcCTTAACATTTTAGgatataaaattatcaaaataaaaaagtcTTTGAACATCAGAGCTTCTGGATCTGCAACATTTTAGAATAAAACATTGGTATTTCGAAAGCATTGGTGAAGGCAgaatggcccaggggttaggagagcggactcgcggtcataggatcgcagtttcgattccaagaccgggcgttttgagtgtttattgagcgaaaacacctaaagctccacggggctccgaagtggggtggtggcgatccctgctgtactctttcgccacaactttctctcactctttcttctgttggcctgctcgcttagtcagtggggtggcgtcatttgaaggctaaaacaatgcgaagcgcattgtaaccagcgatatgtagcaacatctgatagtctggtcggtcacggtggtcaTGGTGGTCACGGTGATTTCGAAagcattgatttgaattaataaacattcatacaaaggcggtgagctagcagaatcgttagtacactttgcggtattccgtctgctgctacgctctgagttcaaattctgcagaggtcaactttgcctttcatcctttcgggttcgataaatttagCACCAgttggtcgatctaatcgactggccccttcccccaaaatttcgggtcttgagtagaaaggaatcgttagcacgccggacgaaatgcttagcggtatttcggctgtctttacgttctgagttcaaattccgccgcggtcgactttacctttcatcctttcagggtcgattaaataagtaccagttacgcactggggtcgatataatcaacttaatctgtttgtctgtcctctctgtgtttagccccttgtgggtagcaaagaaataggtatttcgtcagccgttacgttctgagttcaaattctgccgaggtcgactttgcttttcatccttccagggtcgattagataagtaccagttacgcactgggtcaatgtaatcgacttaatcaccctgtccttgtttgtcccttctatgttaaGACCCCtgtgaacaataaagaaataaacatacatatatacatacaggcgcaaGCGCATCTGTGTAGCAggagcttagtggttagggcattcgactcacgattgtaaggtcgtgagttcaattcctggcgacacgttttgtccttgagcaagacactttatttcacgttgctccagtccactcaggagACGAAAacgaatagtacctgtatttcaaagggccagccgtgtcacgctgaatctcctcgagaactacgttaagggtacacgtgtctgtggagtacgttaatttcgcgagcaagctgttccgttgatcgtatcagctgggacccacgtcgtcgtaatTGACGGAGTGTTCCTACCGATGAAGAAAAATAACCAATATTAATGTTAAATAATCTCCACGGACCCTGAATGACCGAGATAACGTGACGAAGTTATAAAAATCCACAAACAAGCATAACAAATGTACAGTTCAGCATGACAATCCGATAGAATAGCTGTTAAGTTAAACCTTTTTCTCGTTGTCTTTTTAGGAATATAAAGTTACTAGAAAGAGAAGATACCCAGTCCCTTCGCTCCCGCCCATTTTAGTCGCCTCTTACGCCACGCAGGGAATACGGTGACTGCATTCTACCGGTACCCCGCCCCACCTCTGTCGCtgggagtgagagaggcaagagagtttataaatgataggaaagcttggagagtgtttgcgGACGGATCAGTGAATTTGATGTTGTTTAAAGGGGTACGGAACCAGTATGATGCGGCGGGGATAAACCAGCATATGTTGTCGGCCTCCGCTGCTGATATTGGAGGTTGCATTCTATGTCTTGACTTGAGCATAGGACGAGGCTCGCCTCTTTGAGCtaagaaatgaatggaatgcctggagTGTGTCTTGTTGTGGCCACCCCTTCCTAAAtaaaatggggaataggcctgagtatatatatatacaaaagaaaagtTAAACCCTTCcaggccacaatccaatgactgaaataagtaagagagaagataaaagaatatggaagcactccgtcggttacgacgatgaggttccggttgatccgaatcaacggaacagcctgctcgtgaaattaatgtgtaagtggctgagcactccacagacacgtgcacccttaacgtagttctcggggatattcagcgtgacacagagagtgacaaggccggccccttgaaataaaggtacaacagaaacaggaagtaagagtgagagaaagttgtggtgaaagagtacagcagggatcaccaccatcccctgccggagcttcgtggagcttttaggtgttttcgctcaataaacacccacaacgcccggtctgggaatcgaaaccacgatcctatgaccgcgagtccgctgccctaaccactgggccattgcgcctccacataaaagaatatacatgttcTGATAAATGAGCGGTTTT is a genomic window of Octopus sinensis unplaced genomic scaffold, ASM634580v1 Contig07137, whole genome shotgun sequence containing:
- the LOC115227782 gene encoding uncharacterized protein LOC115227782, yielding MPRDRFVTFGSKIQMRCVVAAIPTPTIHWSRNGAVIKNPRNMTQSRSDSVVFINVIWSPKVVKSLLHIYNATEDAQYGCHASNNHVGGPSNIVHIASVNIRPS